DNA from Chryseomicrobium sp. FSL W7-1435:
GAGCTTACTCATGCGCGAACTATCACTTGCCAAAATTCAACAAATCACGAAAAAGTCTGATGCTGCAGTACTTGAAGTTGTAAAACTCTATAATGCAAAACCTGAAAATAGTGATCGCAAGGCGGTAAAAGGCGGTACTAGAAGACCACGTTGCAAAGATGAAGAGAAGGTTCTTTCGAGGTTCTCACTTAAATGAATGAATTGAATTATGAAAATATCAAAAAAGAACTTCTTTCACTTGTTCCGATAAAAAATAAAAAACAAGAAGTCATGTTAAAAGCAAGTGCCATCTTAACTGAACTTGTGGAATCTGAGCAAGTAGGTGCAAAACCCATAATTGTCGGTGGATTATCCGTTGAAATTTATACTTCTAGTGATTACACCACACGTGATATAGATTTTGTTACTTCTTCAAGCACCCTTTTTGCTGAGCGCCTATTAAAAGTTGGTTTCAAAAAAGAAGGACGAATCTATTACATGGAAGAATTAGAATTAGTTGTAGATGTCGTAGCCAGCTTTCTTGAGGGTGATTACAATCGCGTTCAAAAACTCCCTGTAGATATGGACGATAAAACAAGTTTTGTATTTCTTATTTCTGTTGAGGACATCATATTAGATAGATTAGATGCATTTGAAAATGAAGATACTCTTTACTGGGGTCTTGAACTTTTAACACGTTGGTATGACGAAGTAGATTTAGATTATTTACAAGAAGAGGTAAACAAAAAGTTCTTTAAAACACAAGATACTTTTAATGAATGGCTAACTGTTATACAAGAACAAAGAGAGAAGTCTTAGACAATTTGTCTACAAGACTTCTCTTTTGTTTCTGAGTTAAAACTACGCCACGTCCCGCTTCGTAAACGTAACGAACGAAGCACCAAGGAACACAACGAGATAAATGACCAGCATCGTCACCGAAAATCCGAGCGTCATGCCGTCAATGAGTGGCGTTCCACCATCTGCATACTGTCCAAGATCGGTATTCGCAAACAAGATAAACTTGGCCCAGTCATACCGTGCCAAGAACAGCATCAAGCCACCACTCGACAACAACAGGAAGAGCGAAATCCCGATGGCCATTGCACTGCTTCGGAAAAGCGTCGAAATCATAAACGCGAGTGTCGTCATCATCACAAGTGACACCATACCGAATCCATATTCTTGCCAGATCGCCGTCAAGTAGTTCATCACCAGGTAGTCTCCTGACAATGTCGGAATTACAGAGGTCTGCGTGATATCATTGATCCCAAATAGGATAGCTCCCACAAGAATGGAACTTACAAATAACGTAAGTATTAGCACACCGGTGAAAATAAACACTGACAAATATTTCGCCAACAAAATTTTCGAACGATTGATTGGACGAATCAACAACAGTTTGATTGTGCCCCATTTAAATTCATTCGAGACAATCCCAGCCGCCGTGATAATCGCAAATAGGCTGACCACCAACATGATAAACGCATTGTCATAGGTAAATGCCCACGCATCATAAGGCCTTGGCTTTACATCCTCTTCCAGTGCCACATTGTTTTGTTCGATGCGCATCTGCTGCGTAAACCCACCAAAATCTCCGGCTTCTGCAATTTCAGCTTCTAGCGCAGTGTTCTCTTCAGCTAATTCGGTACGCCAGTCATTTGAATACTCTCTTGTATCCCACTCTTCTAAAAATGACTGTGTCATAATACCGGCACCAATCACCAGTAAAACAGTCAACCCAATCATTACCCATGCCGATTTGCGTCCAAATAGTTTCACTTGCTCGTTCCAGACGAGCTTCAAGAAGTTACCCAATGACATTCTCTCCAATCAAGTCGAAGAACTTGTCTTCGAGAGTTGCTTGCTGTTGCTCGACACTATAAATGGCCACACCTTTGGCCGTCAAGGCTTTGATTAAAATCGGAATCGTCTCACGAGACGTCGAGAACGTCAGTGTCGTCCCCTCTGTCACAACGTCTCCTGTCACATGCCCCTTCACAATCTGCAAAGCACCTTGCACTGGCTCGGCTTCTATCTGCACGATCAAGCCTGTCGCTTCCGATGCTTTCGACTGCACCATCTCAATCGCCACAAGCTCACCATTCTTGATGATCCCGATACGGTCACACATCAATTCAATTTCACTAAGCATATGACTCGACACGATGACCGCCACATTCGCTTCTTGCGCGAGTTTTCGTAAGTATAGGCGGATCTCCCGGATACCGGAAGGATCCAACCCATTCGTCGGTTCATCCAAAATCAGAATCGACGGATTATGTAATAAGGCCTGGGCAATCCCTAGTCGCTGACGCATCCCTAACGAATAACGTCCAGCCTTCTCATGTATCGCCTTCTCTAAACCTACAAGTGCGACCACTTCTCGAATACGGTCTTCTGAAATGCCTTCCATCATGCGGGCATACTGCTGAAGGTTCTTCCAGCCACTTAAGAAAGGATACATCTCCGGGTTCTCTACAATCGCACCGACATGACGCACCGCATCTTTGAAGTCTTTGCGGATACTCTTCCCCTCAATCAGCACATCGCCTTCCGTGATGTTGATCAAGCCCACCATCATCCGGATGGTCGTCGTCTTACCGGCACCATTTGGCCCCAAGAATCCAAACACTTCTCCGCTACGAATCTGGAAATTCAGGCCTTTGATAATTTCCTTTTTGCCAATCGTCTTTTTCAAGTTCACGATGTCCATCACTACAGTTTGTTCCTTCACAACCTCACTCCTTTATATATACTCTCTCCTTAGGTACGTATGAACTGGAAATTTGTTTCAAGTTTTGGGCATGTTTCTGGAAAATGTCTAGAAACTCTTTCGATTCTCTTGAACTTATCGGTATACTCTTAGCAAGATGGAAATAAAAATTCTCAGTTTTACTTATCCACAAAACAAGGAATTTTCTCATGCAGAAGGTTATCCACATGTTAATAGAAAATTAAAATGCGCTTATCCACAGAAATAGAATGAATTGTGCGCTTGAAAAGTTATACACAGACTTAACCCGCAAGAAAAAACCGCTCTTCCTGTTAGAAGAACGGATTCACTCACTGTTATTGTGTTTTCATACTTTTCTTAGTCATCATGAACAATTTATTAGCATTAAGACAAGCTCAGTAGAAAGATGAACGTACCTGTGTTGGACACCATTCTGCTTTCGTACAGACACCATTCGAGGCCTTGCCGAAGAATTGTGGCTAGTGCGAAAGCACGGGAGAATTGTGGCTGACACAGGTATGTGCGTTAGTAGAGAAATACCCTCTTCAAACTCAGTTATACTTCAAAAAATCCAACGCCAGCTTCTGTTCATCCTTCTCAGTAAACTGACGCACAAACTCTTTTCGCGCCTCCAGTGTTGGAAGCTCTCGGAAATGCGCTTGCACACTCTTCGCTAAAAACGCACTATCATAACCGACGTCTTCATTAACACGCACAAGTTCACTATAAAATCGACTATCTCTATGGCTCTCCAGCTGCAACTTCACCTTCTGCCATTTCGCCACGCGTGGCATCAATTTTGGTCGTTTGATCACCGTCATCTCGCTCTTCAACTGCATCAAAAAGCTCTCTACTTCGGAAAGGCATTCATCGAGCTTCGCGTAATTGTACGACTCCAGGTTCGGCAAAATCTGATCCTGATAGCGCATATAGCGCGTCTCGCGATACTCCATCTTATCGACATCACTTTTTTTCTTCAGCTTATTCAAATGCCATTCGTGCTTTTTATCATTCAAGTCCGTCAATGTCTTAAGCAGAGCTGGCGCCATGGCCAAAGCTGCCTTCACTTGACCCGGATTCTTTTTGGCATAGTCCATGCCTTTTGCGCCGAGTTCTTTGATAATTTCTAGTGGGATTTTGGACATTTGAAAGCCTCCGCTTTGTATCTGATTTTACTTCTATCCTACCACATGACCAAAAGAACCTAGCCAGCACTAAATAAACTTAAATGGAACGAGAACTCACCATCTCTAGCACAATCCAACTATGATAGTATTGTAAATAATGACAATCAACAGGATGGAGAGGGGCAAATTCCAATGAGCTTATTTCAAAAGTTGAGCGGCCTATTCACTACTAAACGCACCCCTTCAGGAACTACAATCCCCAAAAATGCTTGTTACTTTTGTAAGAAAAATTCGCGAGATATGCGGATGTACCGAAATGAAACCAATCAGAAAATTAAGGTTTGTCGCTTGTGTGTGGAGTATGCGGAGCGGCGGGGGTTTGGGAAGGTGTGAACCGTACATCCTTTCCTAACAAGAAGATAAGCTCTAAAGAAAGATGAATGTACCTGTGTTGGACACCATTCGAGGCCTTGCCGAAGAATTGTGGCTGACACAGGTATGTGGGTTGGGTGGAGAAAGCCAATCAGAATTTTTCTAACCAACATGCTTCTCGTTCTTTTTAGCTTTTAAGCTCTTAAAAAATCAATATTTATTTTTTCTCTGCTTTTTCCAGTTGATATAAATACAAATTCTTTTCTCTCTTCTAAACTTTCAATTTTACTAAAATATAACTGAAGACTTTCTGGCATAAAATTGCTAGTATAGTCAACTTCATTATTTAACCTTTTAAGTTCGTAATATAAGTTATTATCTCTTTTATTTTTTAATTGGGTACTAATCGATGTCCAATTAGATTTCCTCTTATTAATTAACGGTTTATTAATTAATATAGCTTCATTTTCTAACTGCTCAATAAAACTTTCTACTTCAGTAATTAATTGATCCAACTCTTCAAAATTATGATTATTTATATTTGGTAAGATCTCATTCTGAAATTTTATATATCTATCTTTTCTGTAATGCAGTTTCCCACGAGCCCTTTGGTCCTGTATTTTTTTTTCAAATCTTTCCGCTTCTGTTTTTTTTCTTTCATTTAAAAAATCCACTAATTTTTTGCTTCCACCTAGTGCTGTTAAAACTACTTGAGGATTTTTCTTTATAATCTCAATTCCTTTTTGACCGAGTGCCTTTAATACATCAACAGGTATTTTAGCCATTTTGACTCCTCCTAAAATTTCTCATCTTTCGAGTTTTTAATTTAAATTATAGATTATCAAAACTCTCTTTTTACTTTTGTTTAATCGCAATTAATATTTCAGGCGAATAGTTTAAATCTCTAACTTTTTGGTACCAGTTTACTAACTCGAGTTTGAATGTAATAGATTTGGAATTGTTGAAATTTACACTACCATCTTCTTGAATCAAATTTTTTGTAGTAGTTACTAATAGCATCCCGATTTTCTTTACAGAATTTATTCCATAAACATTAAGCAATTCTTCTTCAGTAGAATAAATCATAGCACTATTAGTTGATTGATATACGCATGTACGAAATTTTGAGAGATCGCCTAGTTTAACATGTATTAATTTTCTTTCAGTTTTGTCATATAAATCAGCAAACTCAACATTCTTATATTTTTCGTGTTCATTAAGTCTATCTAAAAAAATATAATCAAAATTTGCTTCTAAGTAGCGATTATAAACATATTCAGCATATTTTATATTATCTGGACCCATTTTTCTTTCACGTTGTTTTATTACTTTCTCAATTCCAGACTTATTATAATTAAATTTCGAGTCGTATTTTGATATCTCATTTACTATCAAGATTTGTGCCTTGACATGTTCTAAAAATGATTTATTTAACTTTGCCCATTTTCCTTCAAAAAGACAATACCGCTGTTTATTATGTATAGTACTGTAATCCAATAGTTCAAGTACTGGATATTTTATTGTTTTATCCTCATTTGATAAATAAATATTTTTTAAATCACCCAAATCTTCTAATTCACTAAGCTTATTAACAATTTCTTCAAGATTATAAAAAACCGAATTGAGTGTCTTTGATCTTTGTATAAAAAGTTTTTCGTCTTTAAAAGGCTCAAATAGTTCACCGCCTTTATTTATCATTTCTAATAAAGTAAAAGAATTATACTCTTTTTTCACTAAAGAATTTACTAGTTTTTTCTCAAGCTCTACTTTTACCTCTAAACTTTTCTCAAATACCATTCTTGGTAAAGACACAATAGGGTCAAATTCTTTATGAATATACTCTAATTCTAATAGTATTTTAATTAAAGTTAATGGGATGATTTTACTGTTTACTAATTTTACTGAAGTACCAAATTTAATATTTTTTTTAAACTCATTTAGGTAAAAGTCATCTTTTATATTCTCTTTTTTCGAAGTTACAAATATATCACTGATGACTTGATTGTTACTTTCACCAATGTTCGGTGTTGGAAGAACCTTATTTTTATACTGTATATATTCTCTACTTTTTGCATTATTAATATATGAAGATTGTTTACTAGTAATGCTTTCTTTCACAAGAATTCTCTCTGCTATATCTAAACCAAAGTTTAAATCTGAATTACTTTGAGCTAAATGATGAGCTCTACCATATGAAATAAAGAAGATAGTCTTATTAATTTTTATTAATATACACCCAAAGTGTAATGAGTATATAGTATCTGTATTGATACTATACCTAAAAAAATTTTCCCATTGATTTAACCAAGTCACATTATCTTTAGAGTTAACTTTATCTCCAAAATAATAAAATTCACAACTAGCTTTAGAGGTTATATTTGCGCAATCCCTATCATAAGAAACAGTTTTACGAACTCCATATTTTTCTAATCCTGCATCGGAGATTAGTTTTTTAGCTTCCTTTAATGAACAGTCTAATTTATATATATTTGCCTCCATAAGTTACCTCCATAATTAATAGAAATAGATAAGAATTAGGATACCTTTCATTTTTTATCACTATATCTCCACTATAACCAAATACTAACAACACAGCATCATTTATTTACAGAATTATCTTAATATGTACAGATGCTACTAGTATAATGAAGGCAATAACCATTTATGAAATGAGGACATACAATGCCAATCTACAACAAACTCATCCGAGATCGCATCTTAGAAATCATCGAAAAAGACGGTAAGACTTATGATATGGAGATGCTATCTAAAGAACGTCATGCAGAAGAGATTAAAGCGAAGCTGACAGAAGAAGTGCAGGAGTATCAAGCAACTCAAAACAACCATGATGCACTAGAAGAACTCGCAGATATTCTGGAGTTGGTTCATGCTGCTCTTCCCCTACATAATGCAACATACGAACAGTTGGAAGAAGTGCGCGTTAAGAAGAAGGAAAAACGTGGTGGATTTGATAAAGGGATTTATTTGATTGAGGTGCATGATGACTGAGATTCGGTTCATCACACAAAACCTAGTCTCGAATTTGGAACAGCAATTAGAACAAGCTACGACTGTCTACTGGATTACTGCATTTGCAATGAAGTCGGGTGTGGACCTGGTACTTCCTAGTTTAGTAGATGCCGCAAAGCGTGGAGCAGACATAAAACTTTTAGTGGGCGATTATTTATCTATTACGCAGCCAGAAGCTTTGCGACGGTTAATTGATGCAGTGCCAGAAGCAGAAGTACGCATTTATCAGAGCCATGGACTTTCCTTTCACCCAAAAGCGTATTTGTTCCGAAATACTACAGAGAATACATTGATTGTTGGATCTTCCAACCTTTCAAAATCTGCGCTGACAAACGGAATTGAATGGAGTCTTTCTGTGCCAACACCACTTGAAGAACCACTATTTGAAGAAGCTGCAACTGAGTTTATGCGTCTGTTTTATCACCCTCAAACTCTACCTGTGAATTCTGAAACTCTTCTTTTATATGAAGCTAAGTACAACGAAAACAATAAGGCTATGCCACTCAGTTCTCTCTGGGCAAAGCAAGATGAGATTGAAGTGATGTTTGGAACAGACGGAACAGATCATGAGCCTGTCTTGATTGAAACGAACGAAATTTATTCAACAGATGTCACTCCCCGTCCAGCACAGGAATTGGCGTTGAAAGCTCTGGAGGAGTCAATGGAGGAAGAGTACGATAAGGCTCTTGCCGTTATGGCGACGGGTTTAGGCAAGACGTATCTTGCTGCTTTTTTCGCAGAACGTTTCAAACGTGTTCTCTTCGTCGCACATAGAGAAGAAATTTTATATCAAGCACGTGACTCTTTCCAACATGTTCATAATTCGAAGAAGACCGGACTTTACAACGCAACACACAAAGACATAGACGTAGATTTCTTATTTGCATCGGTGGCAACACTTAGCCAAGAACACCATCTAGCTAAGTTCCAGTCCGAAGAATTTGATTTGATTGTTGTTGATGAGTTCCACCACGCGACAGCCCCAAGTTATATGCGCATCATCAATCATTTCAAACCTAGATTTTTATTAGGCATCACTGCCACACCTCACCGATTAGACAATAGTGATGTATTCGGGATTTGTGATGGGAATGTCGCTATTACAATTAACTTCTTAGATGCCATTCAAAAACAATGGCTGGCCCCTTTTAAGTATTTTGGAGTTTATGACGATACGGATTATAGTCAATTACGTTGGGTTGGAACTGGCTACGCGGAGGAAGATCTTGCTCGAGTTCAGCTCCGTGAGTCGATGGCAGAAATGATTTTCTCAGAGTGGCAATCAAAAAAGCAGACGCGTACAATCGGGTTCTGTTCTTCCGTTCGCCAAGCACAGTTCTTAGCAAACTACTTCAAACAACAAGGCATTCATGCGATTAGTCTAGATGCCAAGTCGGACCCAGATATACGGAAAAGTGCGCGACAAAAGTTAAACGATGGAGAGCTCGAAATTATCTTTACTGTGGACCTTTTCAATGAAGGGGTAGATATCCCAAAGGTAGATACACTTCTATTTGTTCGGCCTACCGAATCTCTCGCTGTCTTCACCCAACAAATTGGGCGTGGTTTGCGACTTGGCGATGGAAAAGATCATTGTGTGATTATCGATTTGATTGGGAACTATAGAAATGCAGATTTAAAGTGGCGGGTTTTTTCTCCGGAAGATAGTACTGCTAAGGGTGTTGCAAACATTGCGGATGCACTACCTATGGATTGTGAAATTCATCTAGACACGCAAGTAGTAGACCTTGTTCAACATATGATTCGCAAATATAGAAAACCAAAAGATGTTCTGCTATCTCATTACTATGAATTGAAAGCGGATCTCGGTCGCCGTCCAACCTATCATGAATTTCATTTGCAAACACCTTTGGATACTCTATCAATTAGAAGAGAATTTGGTTCCTATTTTAACTTAATACAAGAAGCTGGCGATTTAAGTACTCATGAAGAGCGAATCTTGAGAGACTACCAAGCTTGGTTGGTTGAAGTAGAAAAGACTAGTATGACTAAGAGTTATAAAATGACTCTTCTTCACTGTATGCTGCAGCGAGGCCCAGCTGAATGGTTTAAACCAGTCTTAGCTGAAGATGTAGCGGTATGCTTTTACGGATTTCTTTGGGAGAAGAAATATCGACGAGATATCGACTTTACTCCTGCTCAACAAATCAAGTTTTCAAGCTTTGATGAAAAGAAAATTGCCAAGCATATTGAAGATAACCCGATGAAGTTTTGGAGTGGCAAACAAGATGGTATGGTAAAATTCGAGGATAAACATTTTTGGTTTGATTTTGATGTGGCAGTTGAAGATCAAGAGATTTTATTTCAGTGGACTAAGCAGATTTGTGAGTTTCGGTTGCATTGGTATTTCGAACGCAAATCACAATAAAGTTAATCACAAATAAAGCTGTGCAGAAATCCTTTGCACAGCTTGTTTTTATTTATGCAGATAAATAACACTTTGATTAGAATAATATCTCCGTTTTAAAGCATACTAAAATGTTCAAATGCTGCTTTAATATGTAATTGCTTCTCCTGAGGACACGGATATTTTCTAGAATTCGGATCAATCCTTCTAGTAGACTGACTTGGATTTAAACCATAGATTTCCTTACAATGAGCAATCCAACAGCTTTTAGCAGAGTAACCATACTCACTTTTTACAAACTGTTGAATTTGTTTATAAGTTGCCATTTATAGTATCCCCCCACTATTTAATAGTTCACCTGCCACCGCATCCAACTTCTTTTTTATAAGATGAAATTCACCACTCAAGTCCAAAGTTGTTACTGTAATTTTTTTGCCGCTTATAAAATATGTTTGGTTAGGAACAATATCTTCATTAGTTTTTGCATACAAGAGCATTCCTTCTACAGTCCCTTGAAATCTCGCAGCTTTATTGGTTACATAAGTATGCAATTGATAGAGATTATTTGAATGAATTGTTTTAGTCCCATAGAGACTATGTGTCTGCATCGTTTGACTGTAAAATTTTGTATCAATAATTAGACTAACCCCTCTGCAGGTTAATGTGATATCTGTCTTCATTCTCGGTAGCATCGCACTCTCCCCAGCAGTAATATCCCAATCAATCGTTGGAGAGGCTGCTTTAACCTGAGGATGGTGTTTCTTGAAATATTCCAATACAAAGCGTTCGTATAGTGTGTGAAGAGCTTGATCATCTAGAGTACTTGATACTTTATTTGTACCTTCTTTCTCTGTTAATAAATAGCCCTTACTTACAAATTCACAAATAGCTAGTATAACCCGGTAACTTGAATGGTGCTTAGCAACTCTTAGGCTAGACCATTTGATTGACTTTAAGTTAACTTCATTTACATTATCGAAATAGAAAAGCAGTTTTTTTAAATGCTGTTTCTGTGGTTCTGCTACTTGTGTTGAAAAGAGTAGTGAGCGAATAGTAGATTTTACAATTTTGTTTATAAGCGTATTCTCCAGATACTCGTCCCTATTACAAATTAATTTCTTTTTAATATGACTATTTTGTTTGATTGAATCGCTGAGATTAATTTTACCTCTTGGCAT
Protein-coding regions in this window:
- a CDS encoding ABC transporter permease — protein: MSLGNFLKLVWNEQVKLFGRKSAWVMIGLTVLLVIGAGIMTQSFLEEWDTREYSNDWRTELAEENTALEAEIAEAGDFGGFTQQMRIEQNNVALEEDVKPRPYDAWAFTYDNAFIMLVVSLFAIITAAGIVSNEFKWGTIKLLLIRPINRSKILLAKYLSVFIFTGVLILTLFVSSILVGAILFGINDITQTSVIPTLSGDYLVMNYLTAIWQEYGFGMVSLVMMTTLAFMISTLFRSSAMAIGISLFLLLSSGGLMLFLARYDWAKFILFANTDLGQYADGGTPLIDGMTLGFSVTMLVIYLVVFLGASFVTFTKRDVA
- a CDS encoding DUF6119 family protein, producing the protein MEANIYKLDCSLKEAKKLISDAGLEKYGVRKTVSYDRDCANITSKASCEFYYFGDKVNSKDNVTWLNQWENFFRYSINTDTIYSLHFGCILIKINKTIFFISYGRAHHLAQSNSDLNFGLDIAERILVKESITSKQSSYINNAKSREYIQYKNKVLPTPNIGESNNQVISDIFVTSKKENIKDDFYLNEFKKNIKFGTSVKLVNSKIIPLTLIKILLELEYIHKEFDPIVSLPRMVFEKSLEVKVELEKKLVNSLVKKEYNSFTLLEMINKGGELFEPFKDEKLFIQRSKTLNSVFYNLEEIVNKLSELEDLGDLKNIYLSNEDKTIKYPVLELLDYSTIHNKQRYCLFEGKWAKLNKSFLEHVKAQILIVNEISKYDSKFNYNKSGIEKVIKQRERKMGPDNIKYAEYVYNRYLEANFDYIFLDRLNEHEKYKNVEFADLYDKTERKLIHVKLGDLSKFRTCVYQSTNSAMIYSTEEELLNVYGINSVKKIGMLLVTTTKNLIQEDGSVNFNNSKSITFKLELVNWYQKVRDLNYSPEILIAIKQK
- a CDS encoding DEAD/DEAH box helicase family protein codes for the protein MTEIRFITQNLVSNLEQQLEQATTVYWITAFAMKSGVDLVLPSLVDAAKRGADIKLLVGDYLSITQPEALRRLIDAVPEAEVRIYQSHGLSFHPKAYLFRNTTENTLIVGSSNLSKSALTNGIEWSLSVPTPLEEPLFEEAATEFMRLFYHPQTLPVNSETLLLYEAKYNENNKAMPLSSLWAKQDEIEVMFGTDGTDHEPVLIETNEIYSTDVTPRPAQELALKALEESMEEEYDKALAVMATGLGKTYLAAFFAERFKRVLFVAHREEILYQARDSFQHVHNSKKTGLYNATHKDIDVDFLFASVATLSQEHHLAKFQSEEFDLIVVDEFHHATAPSYMRIINHFKPRFLLGITATPHRLDNSDVFGICDGNVAITINFLDAIQKQWLAPFKYFGVYDDTDYSQLRWVGTGYAEEDLARVQLRESMAEMIFSEWQSKKQTRTIGFCSSVRQAQFLANYFKQQGIHAISLDAKSDPDIRKSARQKLNDGELEIIFTVDLFNEGVDIPKVDTLLFVRPTESLAVFTQQIGRGLRLGDGKDHCVIIDLIGNYRNADLKWRVFSPEDSTAKGVANIADALPMDCEIHLDTQVVDLVQHMIRKYRKPKDVLLSHYYELKADLGRRPTYHEFHLQTPLDTLSIRREFGSYFNLIQEAGDLSTHEERILRDYQAWLVEVEKTSMTKSYKMTLLHCMLQRGPAEWFKPVLAEDVAVCFYGFLWEKKYRRDIDFTPAQQIKFSSFDEKKIAKHIEDNPMKFWSGKQDGMVKFEDKHFWFDFDVAVEDQEILFQWTKQICEFRLHWYFERKSQ
- a CDS encoding DUF6036 family nucleotidyltransferase encodes the protein MNELNYENIKKELLSLVPIKNKKQEVMLKASAILTELVESEQVGAKPIIVGGLSVEIYTSSDYTTRDIDFVTSSSTLFAERLLKVGFKKEGRIYYMEELELVVDVVASFLEGDYNRVQKLPVDMDDKTSFVFLISVEDIILDRLDAFENEDTLYWGLELLTRWYDEVDLDYLQEEVNKKFFKTQDTFNEWLTVIQEQREKS
- a CDS encoding 5-methylcytosine-specific restriction endonuclease system specificity protein McrC (McrC protein together with McrB forms the McrBC restriction system; recognizes N4- and C5-methylcytosine (and 5-hydroxy-methylcytosines); appears to act against 5-methylcytosine preceded by a purine residue; MrcC modulates the specificty of McrB and has DNA cleavage activity), with the protein product MIKIENIYYMITYAFRTLGRKGYKNIQPEKFETIQCLLAELLHLEMSRQIKLGLAKDYQEVTEALIMPRGKINLSDSIKQNSHIKKKLICNRDEYLENTLINKIVKSTIRSLLFSTQVAEPQKQHLKKLLFYFDNVNEVNLKSIKWSSLRVAKHHSSYRVILAICEFVSKGYLLTEKEGTNKVSSTLDDQALHTLYERFVLEYFKKHHPQVKAASPTIDWDITAGESAMLPRMKTDITLTCRGVSLIIDTKFYSQTMQTHSLYGTKTIHSNNLYQLHTYVTNKAARFQGTVEGMLLYAKTNEDIVPNQTYFISGKKITVTTLDLSGEFHLIKKKLDAVAGELLNSGGIL
- a CDS encoding ABC transporter ATP-binding protein; translated protein: MDIVNLKKTIGKKEIIKGLNFQIRSGEVFGFLGPNGAGKTTTIRMMVGLINITEGDVLIEGKSIRKDFKDAVRHVGAIVENPEMYPFLSGWKNLQQYARMMEGISEDRIREVVALVGLEKAIHEKAGRYSLGMRQRLGIAQALLHNPSILILDEPTNGLDPSGIREIRLYLRKLAQEANVAVIVSSHMLSEIELMCDRIGIIKNGELVAIEMVQSKASEATGLIVQIEAEPVQGALQIVKGHVTGDVVTEGTTLTFSTSRETIPILIKALTAKGVAIYSVEQQQATLEDKFFDLIGENVIG
- a CDS encoding nucleoside triphosphate pyrophosphohydrolase gives rise to the protein MPIYNKLIRDRILEIIEKDGKTYDMEMLSKERHAEEIKAKLTEEVQEYQATQNNHDALEELADILELVHAALPLHNATYEQLEEVRVKKKEKRGGFDKGIYLIEVHDD